Sequence from the Pecten maximus chromosome 8, xPecMax1.1, whole genome shotgun sequence genome:
CACTCTATCTGACCCGATTGTGTAATATAATGGAGACAGTGACTGCCACATTGACTTCGCTTGGATAACAACCATTGAAATTCACTGATCAAATACAGACACATCTCTGTTTTCCCTCTCTTACCGGCATGATGTAAAAATGTTTCTCCATTTTTGTCTATCAGAGTCTCCATGAATTTTTCCATTTCCGTTTTGTTCATATCGTTCAGAACGAAAGCAGCTATTGATTGAAAACACTCTACATTTCCGGATTCAGCGACCGAAATGAAGGCAATGCTGCTCACAGTCGGTCTTTTTTGGAAAGCAATCTAGGATATTCTCCGATTAAGTACAAGCAAATATCTTTGTTTCCTTTCAAACATGCATGATGTAAAACTGTCAAACCATTATTGTCTATTAGACTCTCCATGAATATTTCTTTGTCTGTTTCATTCATATCTTTTAGAGCTAAATCAGCTATTGATTGAAAACACTCTACATTTCCGGATTCAGCGACCAAATGAAGGCAATGCTGCTCACGATCGGTCTTTTTTGGAAAGCAATCTAGGATATTCTCCGATTAAGTATAAGCAAATATCTTTGTTTCCTGTCAAACATGCATGATGTAAAACTGTCCAACCATGACTGTCTGTTAGACTCTCCATGAATATTTCTTTGTCTGTTTCATTCATATCTTTTAGAGCTATATCAGCTATTGATTGAAAACACTCTACATTTCCGGATTCAGCGACGAAATGAAGGCAATGCAGCTCACGTCGGTCCTTTTTGGGAAGCAATCTAGGATATTCTCCGATTAAGTACAAGCACATATCTTTGTTTCCTTTCAAACATGCATGATGTAAAACTGTCAAACCATTATTGTCTATTAGACTCTccatgaatatttctttttctgattCATTCATATCTTTTAGAGCTAAATCAGCTATTGATTGAAAACACTCTACATTTCCGGATTCAGCGACAAAATGAAGGCAATGCTGCTCACGTCGGTCTTTTTTGGAAAGCAATCTAGGATATTCTCCGATTAAGTACAAGCAAATATCTTTGTTTCCTTTCAAACATGCATGATGTAAAACTGTCCAACCATCATTGTCTAATAGACTCTccatgaatatttctttttctgattCATTCATATCTTTTAGAGCTAAATCAGCTATTGATTGAAAACACTCTACATTTCCGGATTCAGCGACCAAATGAAGGCAATGCTGCTCACGTCGGTCTTTTTTGGAAAGCAATCTAGGATATTCTCCGATTAAGTACAAGCACATATCTTTGTTTCCTTTCAAACATGCAGATGTAAAACTGTCCAACCATTATTGTCTAATAGACTCTCCATgaattttcttttctgtttcaTTCATATCTTTTAGAGCTAAATCAGCTATTGATTGAAAACACTCTACATTTCCGGATTCAGCGACCAAATGAAGGCAGTGACGATCGAATCGGTCTTTTTTGTAAAGCAATCTAGGATATTCTCCGATTAAGTACAAGCAATATCTTTGTTTCCTTTCAAACATGCATGATGTAAAACTGTCCAACCATCATTGTCTAATAGACTCTccatgaatatttctttttctgattCATTCATATCTTTTAGAGCTAAATCAGCTATTGATTGAAAACACTCTACATTTCCGGATTCAGCGACCAAATGAAGGCAATGCTGCTCACGATCGAATCGGTCTTTTCTGTAAACCAATCTAGGATATTCTCCGATTAAGTACAAGCAAATATCTTTGTTTCCTTTCAAACATGCATGATGTAAAACTGTCCAACCATTATTGTCTATTAGACTCTccatgaatatttctttttctgtttcattCATATCTTTTAGAGCTAAATCAGCTATTGATTGAAAACACTCTACATTTCCGGATTCAGCGACCAAATGAAGGCAATGCTGCTCACTTCGGTCCTTTTTGGAAAGCAATCTAGGATATTCTCCGATTAAGTACAAGCACATATCTTTGTTCCCTTTCAAACATGCATGATGTAAAACTGTCCAACCATCATTGTCTAATAGACTCTccatgaatatttctttttctgattCATTCATATCTTTTAGAGCTATATCAGCTATTGATTGAAAACACTCTACATTTCCGGATTCAGCGACCAAATGAAGGCAATGCTGCTCACCTCGGTCTTTTTGGAAAGCAATCTAGGATATTCTCCGATTAAGTACAAGCAAATATCTTTGTTTCCTTTCAAACATGCATGATGTAAAACTGTCCAACCATTATTGTCTATTAGAGTTTCCATGAAAATTTCTTTGTCTGTTTCATTAATATCTTTTTGAGCTAAATCAGCTATTGATTGAAAACACTCCACATTTCCAGATTCAGCGACCAAATGAAGGCAATGCTCCTCACATCGGTTTTTTTTGTAAAGCAATCTAGGATATTCTCCAATTATGTACAAGCAAATATCTTTGTTTCCTTTCAAACATGCATGATGTAAAACTGTCAAACCTTCATTGTCTATTAGACTCTCCATGAATATTCCTTTTTCTGTTTCATTCATATCTTTGAGAGCTAAATCAGCTATTGATTGAAAACACTCTACATTGCCGGATATTGCAATCAAATGAAGGCAATGCTGCTCACGTCGGTCTTTTTTGAAAAGCAATCTAGGATATTGTCCGATTAAGTACAAGCAGATATCTTTGTTTCCTTTCAAACCTGCATAATGTAAAACTGTCCCACCCTTATTGTCTATTAAACTCTCAATGAATTTTTCCATTTCTGTTTCATTCATATCTTTTAGAGCTAAATCAGCTATTGATTGAAAACACTCTACATTTCCGGATTAGCGACCAAATGAAGGCAATGCTGCTCACGTCGGTCTTTTTTGGAAAGCAATCTAGGATATTCTCCGATTAAGTACAAGCAATATCTTTGTTTCCTTTCAAACATGCATGATGTAAAACTGTCAAACCATCATTGTCTAATAGACTCTccatgaatatttctttttctgattCATTCATATCTTTTAGAGCTAAATCAGCTATTGATTGAAAACACTCTACATTTCCGGATTCAGCGACCAAATGAAGGCAATGCTGCTCACGTCGGTCTTTTTTGGAAAGCAATCTAGGATATTCTCCGATTAAGTACAAGCACATATCTTTGTTCCCTTTCAAACATGCATGATGTAAAACTGTCCAACCATCATTGTCTAATAGACTCTccatgaatatttctttttctgattCATTCATATCTTTTAGAGCTAAATCAGCTATTGATTGAAAACACTCTACATTTCCGGATTCAGCGACCAAATGAAGGCAATGCTGCTCACGTCGGTCCTTTTTGGAAAGCAATCTAGGATATTCTCCGATTAAGTACAAGCAAATATCTTTGTTTCCTTTCAAACATGCATGATGTAAAACTGTCCAACCATTATTGTCTAATAGACTCTccatgaatatttctttttctgtttcattCATATCTTTTAGAGCTAAATCAGCTATTGATTGAAAACACTCTACATTTCCGGATTCAGCGACCAAATGAAGGCAATGCTGCTCACGTCGGTCTTTTTTGTAAAGCAATCTAGGATATTCTCCGATTAAGTACAAGCAAATATCTTTGTTTCCTTTCAAACATGCATGATGTAAAACTGTCCAACCATAATTGTCTATTAGACTCTCCATGAATATTTCTTTGTCTGTTTTATTGATATCTTTTAGAGCTATATCAGCTATTGATTGAAAACACTCTACATTTCCGGATTCAGCGACCAAATGAAGGCAATGCTGCTCACGTCGGTCCTTTTTGGAAAGCAATCTAGGATATTCTCCGATTAAGTACAAGCACATATCTTTGTTTCCTTTCAAACATGCATGATGTAAAACTGTCCAACCATTATTGTCTAATTAGACTCTccatgaatatttctttttctgtttcattCATATCTTTTAGAGCTAAATCAGCTATTGATTGAAAACACTCTACATTTCCGGATTGCAGCGACCAAATGAAGGCAATGCTGCTCACGTCGGTCTTTTTGGAAAGCAATCTAGGATATTCTCCGATTAAGTACAAGCAAATATCTTTGTTTCCTTTCAAACATGCATGATGTAAAACTGTCCAACCATCATTGTCTAATAGACTCTCcatgaatatttcttttctgtttCATTCATATCTTTTAGAGCTAAATCAGCTATTGATTGAAAACACTCTACATTTCCGGATTCAGCGACCAAATGAAGGCAATGCTGCTCACGTCGGTCTTTTTTGGAAAGCAATCTAGGATATTCTCCGATTAAGTACAAGCACATATCTTTGTTTCCTTTCAAACATGCATGATGTAAAACTGTCCAACCATTATTGTCTATTAGACTCTccatgaatatttctttttctgtttcattCATATCTTTTAGAGCTAAATCAGCTATTGATTGAAAACACTCTACATTTCCGGATTCAGCGACCAAATGAAGGCAATGCTGCTCACGTCGGTCTTTTTTGGAAAGCAATCTAGGATATTCTCCGATTAAGTACAAGCAAATATCTTTGTTTCCTTTCAAACATGCATGATGTAAAACTGTCCAACCATTATTGTCTATTAGACTCTccatgaatatttctttttctgtttcattCATATCTTTTAGAGCTAAATCAGCTATTGATTGAAAACACTCTACATTTCCGGATTCAGCGACCAAATGAAGGCAATGCTGCTCACGTCGGTCTTTTTTGGAAAGCAATCTAGGATATTCTCCGATTAAGTACAAGCAAATATCTTTGTTTCCTTTCAAACATGCATGATGTAAAACTGTCCAACCATTATTGTCTATTAGACTCTccatgaatatttctttttctgatttCATTCATATCTTTTAGAGCTAAATCAGCTATTGATTGAAAACACTCTACATTTCCGGATTCAGCGACCAAATGAAGGCAATGCTGCTCACGTCGGTCTTTTTTGGAAAGCAATCTAGGATATTCTCCGATTAAGTACAAGCACATATCTTTGTTTCCTTTCAAACATGCATGATGTAAAACTGTCCAACCATTATTGTCTAATAGACTCTccatgaatatttctttttctgtttcattCATATCTTTTAGAGCTAAATCAGCTATTGATTGAAAACACTCTACATTTCCGGATATAGCGACCAAATGAAGGCAATGCTGCTCACGTCGGTCTTTTTTGTAAAGCAATCTAGGATATTCTCCGATTAAGTACAAGCAAATATCTTTGTTTCCTTTCAAACATGCATGATGTAAAACTGTCCAACCATCATTGTCTAATAGACTCTccatgaatatttctttttctgattCATTCATATCTTTTAGAGCTAAATCAGCTATTGATTGAAAACACTCTACATTTCCGGATTCAGCGACCAAATGAAGGCAATGCTGCTCACGTCGGTCCTTTTTGGAAAGCAATCTAGGATATTCTCCGATTAAGTACAAGCAAATATCTTTGTTTCCTTTCAAACATGGCCGATGTAAAACTGTCAAACCATCATTGTCTAATAGACTCTccatgaatatttctttttctgattCATTCATATCTTTTAGAGCTAAATCAGCTATTGATTGAAAACACTCTACATTTCCGGATTCAGCGACCAAATGAAGGCAATGCTGCTCACGTCGGTCTTTTTTGGAAAGCAATCTAGGATATTCTCCGATTAAGTACAAGCAAATATCTTTGTTCCCTTTCAAACATGCCTGATGTAAAACTGTCCAACCATCATTGTCTAATAGACTCTccatgaatatttctttttctgattCATTCATATCTTTTAGAGCTAAATCAGCTATTGATTGAAAACACTCTACATTTCCGGATTCAGCGACCAAATGAAGGCAATGCTGCTCACGTCGGTCTTTTTTGGAAAGCAATCTAGGATATTCTCCGATTAAGTACAAGCACATATCTTTGTTTCCTTTCAAACATGCATGATGTAAAACTGTCCAACCATCATTGTCTATTAGACTCTccatgaatatttctttttctgattCATTCATATCTTTTAGAGCTATATCAGCTATTGATTGAAAACACTCTACATTTCCGGATTAAGCGACCAAATGAAGGCAATGCTGCTCACGTCGGTCTTTTTTGGAAAGCAATCTAGGATATTCTCCGATTAAGTACAAGCACATATCTTTGTTTCCTTTCAAACATGCATGATGTAAAACTGTCCAACCATCATTGTCTAATAGACTCTccatgaatatttctttttctgattCATTCATATCTTTTAGAGCTAAATCAGCTATTGATTGAAAACACTCTACATTTCCGGATATAGCGACCAAATGAAGGCAATGCTGCTCACGTCGGTCTTTTTTGTAAAGCAATCTAGGATATTCTCCGATTAAGTACAAGCACATATCTTTGTTTCCCTTTCAAACATGCCTGATGTAAAACTGTCCAACCATCATTGTCTAATAGACTCTCCATGAATTTTTCACTTTCCTCGTTGTTTTTACCCTGAATCATTAAAGGCAGCTGCTGATTTAAAACATTCTATTTTGCCACTCGATACTATGTAATGGAGACAGCTAATACCTTTGTGGTTTTTCTGAAAATACGGCGGACATATGGGTAATAGCTTTACACATAGTTCTTCATTTCCACACCTGCACATCCAATGTAAAATTGAGTCACCATCTTCATCTATCAGCGATTCCATCATTTCGTTCTGAAAAATACTCTTTATAACACTTTCAATGTCTTTTTCTGTAAGTATACCTAGTTTACAAGACATTGCTGTCGAAGACAGATCATTAACACTTGTTGGATTATTTTGTGTTAACAGATAGGGATATTGTTTCATCAGGTACACTATCATAATTCTTTGTTTTGATTGAAATGCCAGGTGTAAAACAGTGGAACCGTTTTGATTTGTTAATGCTTTGATTGACTGTTTTATTTCCTCGTTACTCTGACATTCCTGAATGAATAAGTTAGCTACTATTCGAAAACAGTCTATAGACTCTGTTTTGCAATTATGTGTAACAAATGGtcattgttgtttttgtccctgtgtgacaACAGGTCCGGGAATATCTCTAAAAGATGGCCACACATCTCGTGCTGTCCAACAACGCATGCCGCACATAAAATATCCCATTTTTCGCTGTCTGTGAGTTTTTTTAGTAATTTATCTAATATCTTCATTATTTCAATGTTTCCACCAAGTGCTGCACAGAAGCATGACGTACCATCAGGTTCAATGTTTTTGTGAAGGAGATAGGTCGAGCACTCAAAGCTTCCTTCTGAGAGTGCTACGTCTAATGCATACTTCATATGGTTTGTTAAGTCTAGTCTATCTAAACGTTTAGTGAAATGGCTAATCAGGTTAATCGAATTCATTTTAGCAGCGTAGATCAGAAAGCAACTTGGAGCGTATCCCCTCTTTTTCGCAATATCCATGAAAGGAATCAATCTGTTATCCGAATACATTAATGGTTCTCCTGTTTCCAATCTAATAAAATAGTCTTCTGCGGAATACTTCTCTGATTTGAGCCAATTGAAAAATCCAATGAGAAATTCTTCGTTATTCCATGATGACATCGAAGATACCGCAATGTAACTTGAGTGCTGCTTTGATTCAAGTTCTCGCACTATACGTTTGTAAGCGATTTTATAATTGTCCATCTCTATCACTACCTTATGTAGTATATCTTTACATTCACTTGTTGCTACATAATGCAAACAACTACTTGGGCAGTTATCAAGGAAACCTCTTGGTGTTTTCTTCCCATAGAGGATAGCAATAACGTCTTGTATCGAGTCATGGAAGAATTTATAGATACCTTTCTCTTTACGCACAAATGAATCACATAAAACATCAAGGCCTTCCTGTAGACACGGTAGTTGTGTTGCAATGTCTGCGGTTATATGCTTTGAATCAGGAAAGACATGAGAAGAGACATTGAACGCACGTGTTATCCCTTCTTTGTCGAAACATACACTTTCAAAATCCAGCAAATTTGTTGAGACAGGTTCTCGagataacaaaatgtatatcagcGCTGTTTGTTTTGCTCTGTTAAACTTTTCCGTGATAACTGATCTAATACTTTGCAATGGTTTTCTAAAATACTCAACTCTTTCTGGATGCAAATCTGGCGTTTTTCTGAATATACGGCAACATTCAGGAAATCCGATCGGTGGAGAAACGGCAGTGATTTGATTGATCTCAATTTCTGAAAATGGTTTGAAATTATCTATCGTCTGTGTATATGTCGTGAGAAGGGTTTCCCTTTCCTCCCGTAAAATGTATTCAGGCGAGCTGAGATCAATGACATGCCCATCATCAAACAGTGAGAGACAATCGAACTTAGATTTGTACTCGTTATATATGTCATTTCTTAATGTAATGATCAAATGATTTGCTGATTCCTTCCCGACTACGATTGAATTGAGCATTTCGCCATGCTGTTTCCACCATGTCAAATCTTGTGATACCTCAGAACTATAACCTAACAGGTCATCCAATAAAATGGAAAGATTTGCATTAGCTGAAATGACCTTATCCCAGCGCTGAAGGCTTGGGAGGCGTAAGGGTTTCTTGCAGTTAAATGCGTGTATTTGCGCTGGAGAATGAAGCCAATCTAAAAGTTCAGTAGCTAAACGTGTTTTTCCTGACCCGGAGTCTCCCCTTATAACCACAAACCTTTTCTCTTTGATTTTCTCTTTGGCACAGTCAAAGGCCTTCGTCGTTACGAACTGAAATGTACTTCGTTGTTCCTGTACCCAGTTCTCTGTTTGACctgaaaatataaatgaatatcCTGTTGATCTTGATTTAGTTTTGTATGATAGCATTGAACTTAAAACCATTATTTGTTAATTATCGAATACCAACTATGCCgcataaaaaaaaagaaaaaaaaaaagttcaacaCAGTGATGTATTTCTCCTATATACAACGATACAGTTTCCtattgtaaaacttttttttttttttaaattttttttaaatttttttttcagcacTAACATTTATTGACCCAGACATGTAAACATAAGAAGGCTGCCAAGATTGGGGCCTTGGGGTCAGCCttcaatatataaatcatgTCCCCACAAAGGGGGGCTCTCGCTCGCCACGAGAATATCTACATCCCATCTAATGAAAGTTTTACAaattatcacacacacacacatactcACACACACATAGACCTACTCTCACAcaaatcattttcatcattttgaCAACAGAATAGTGAACTTTCACTCTAAACAACGTATCAACATTTCATAATTGCGTTACAGTAGATTATAGCCCTAAACAAGGTCCATGTGTGCATCCTCGCCACTGCAACCACTCACTCTCATTGTTATCGCTCTCATTGTAGTCACTCACTCTTTGTCATCACTCTCATTGTTATCACTCTCATTGTAGTCACTCACTCTTTGTCATCACTCTCATTGTAATCACTCATTCTTTGTCATCACTCATTGTTATCACTCACATTGTAGTCACTCACTCTTTGTCATCACTCTCACTACAATCACTCACTCTGTCATTACTCTCATTGTTATCACTCTCATAGTAATCATTCACTCTTTGTCATCACCTCACTACAATCACTCACTCTGTCATTACTCTCATTGTTATCACTCTCATTGTAATCACTCACTCTTCGTCATCACTCTCATTGTTATCACTCTCATTGCAATCACTCACTCTTTGTCATCACTTTGATTGTTATCACTCTCATTGTAATCACTCACTCTTTGTCATCACTCTCATAGTAATCACTCACTCTTTGTCATTACTCTCATTGTTATCACTCTCATTGTTATCCCTCATTCTTTGTCATCACTCTCACTACAATCACTCACTCTGTCATTACTCTCATTGTTATCACTCTCATTGTAATCATTCACTCTTTGTCATCACCTCACTACAATCACTCACTCTGTCATTACTCTCATTGTTATCACTCTCATTGTAATCACTCCCTCATCGTTATCACTCTCATAGTAATCACTCTCTCTTTGTCATCACTCTCATAGTAATCACTCACTCTTTGTCATCACTCTCATTGTTATCACTCTCATTGTAATCACTCACTCTTTGTCATCACTCTCATTATAATCACTCACTCTTTGTCATCACTCTCTTTATCATCACTCTCATTGTTATCACTCTCATTGTTATCACTCATTCTTTGTCATCACTCTCATAATAATCACTCACTCTTTGTCATCACCTCACTATAATCACTCACTCTTTGTCATCACTCATTATAATCACTCACTCTTTGTCATCACTCTCATTATAATCACTCACTCTTTGTCATCACTCTCATTGTTATCATTCTCATTATAATCACTCACTCTTTGTCATCACTCTCATTATAATCACTCACTCTTTGTCATCACTCTCATTATAATCACTCACTCTTTGTCATCACTCTCATTATAATCACTCACTCTTTGTCCTCACTCTCGTTGTAATCACTCACTCTTTGTCATCACTCTCATGTTATCACTCTCGTTGTAATCACTCACTCTTTGCCATCACTTACTATCCTTCACTCTCATTGTGATCACTCTGTGAATGATATGTGTATGGCAGCTGCAGATGAAGCGGGCGAGAACCTCCCAAATGCCCAACCGATCACTGGACAACCCCAACAGTGGAGTCAATAgtgatttatacatgtacaatgattcGAAAAGGAGAATGAACTTACTTTTCGTTAAACAGAGCGTTTTAcattttttctctgttttttcttattaggagtcaaaaatattcaaagatTGTTCAAGGATACCCCATTTATTCCAGAAGTGCTGTAGAGATCTGTTTTTCCTTCTAATGTGTTTCTCTAATTTCATAGTTTTGGTAAAACTAAATTTACATATTCTAAAATTTGGAATGGAGTCATTCATGCgacaataatatatatgatgttttattagaattaaTAGATGGTTTAATAGCTTTCCAAACCTAGGATTTCCCAGAATGATATATGGCTGTATATAATCTCTGTACATAGTGGcaatgaacaaaaatatgttcCAACGTTTCTAATTCCCTATCATAAAATGTACAGAGTCCTTTTGtagataatttcattttcactAACAAATCATTTGTTGGAAGAATCCTATGATTAATCTTATACTGAAAAGTTTGCAATTTTGTTTCCATTGAACAGTTAAATGTATTGGCATATACATCACACCAATTAAAATTATCATCCATTTCTATAAAAGATTTCCATTTCTCTTGACTGTTTATAGGTTTTTTTTACAACCTGTTGAACAAATTTCTAGTAAATTAACTTGCAGTCAGTTTTACTCAAAATAACTGATACAATATCTTCTTTTCTAGAGGgttatttaataaaacatgtcATCCTTCAGTGTGTGACGCTTCAATAATCCAATAGGTGAGTGTATGTCTATCATATCATCGATTTATTTAGCCGAATCAGAAGTATTCTGTATTATTAAAATTGAT
This genomic interval carries:
- the LOC117332900 gene encoding uncharacterized protein LOC117332900, with the protein product MPHQNEVIQVQNRSKLCITSKGDGPMLVGDKSKVVYNITENCSEAIEDLNREIREVVHQSESQLRKAIAEAEESIVEKISQQMEVPDRGKSTHACDQGKNFDHNYQDWLKEKEKTMQDLYDGYEQRMKQHEEMIMSSIKKRENIDQTEQRNIISQTENWVQEQRSTFQFVTTKAFDCAKEKIKEKRFVVIRGDSGSGKTRLATELLDWLHSPAQIHAFNCKKPLRLPSLQRWDKVISANANLSILLDDLLGYSSEVSQDLTWWKQHGEMLNSIVVGKESANHLIITLRNDIYNEYKSKFDCLSLFDDGHVIDLSSPEYILREERETLLTTYTQTIDNFKPFSEIEINQITAVSPPIGFPECCRIFRKTPDLHPERVEYFRKPLQSIRSVITEKFNRAKQTALIYILLSREPVSTNLLDFESVCFDKEGITRAFNVSSHVFPDSKHITADIATQLPCLQEGLDVLCDSFVRKEKGIYKFFHDSIQDVIAILYGKKTPRGFLDNCPSSCLHYVATSECKDILHKVVIEMDNYKIAYKRIVRELESKQHSSYIAVSSMSSWNNEEFLIGFFNWLKSEKYSAEDYFIRLETGEPLMYSDNRLIPFMDIAKKRGYAPSCFLIYAAKMNSINLISHFTKRLDRLDLTNHMKYALDVALSEGSFECSTYLLHKNIEPDGTSCFCAALGGNIEIMKILDKLLKKLTDSEKWDILCAACVVGQHEMCGHLLEIFPDLLSHRDKNNNDHLLHIIAKQSL
- the LOC117332899 gene encoding serine/threonine-protein phosphatase 6 regulatory ankyrin repeat subunit B-like; translation: MNESEKEIFMESLIDNDGWTVLHHACLKGNKDMCLYLIGEYPRLLSKKDRREQHCLHLVAESGNVECFQSIADLALKDMNESEKEIFMESLLDNDGWTVLHQACLKGNKDICLYLIGEYPRLLSKKDRREQHCLHLVAESGNVECFQSIADLALKDMNESEKEIFMESLLDNDGLTVLHRPCLKGNKDICLYLIGEYPRLLSKKDRREQHCLHLVAESGNVECFQSIADLALKDMNESEKEIFMESLLDNDGWTVLHHACLKGNKDICLYLIGEYPRLLYKKDRREQHCLHLVAISGNVECFQSIADLALKDMNETEKEIFMESLLDNNGWTVLHHACLKGNKDMCLYLIGEYPRLLSKKDRREQHCLHLVAESGNVECFQSIADLALKDMNEIRKRNIHGESNRQ